From Panthera uncia isolate 11264 chromosome X, Puncia_PCG_1.0, whole genome shotgun sequence, the proteins below share one genomic window:
- the TCEAL5 gene encoding transcription elongation factor A protein-like 5 — translation MEKVYKENERKPENEGNLKNEGKPEDEVDTEDEGKSDEEEKLKVKGKPGHEGKLQNEGQPDDEGQPEDEKKQEKQGKSENEGKPHSEGKPESLTKAESESRAAEKRPAEDYVPRKAKRKTDRGTDDSPKDYQEDLQERHLGSEEMMRECGDVSRAQEELRKKQKMGGFHWMQRDVQDPFAPRGQRGVRGMRGGGRGQKDLEDVPYV, via the coding sequence ATGGAAAAGGTCTACAAAGAAAATGAACGAAAGccagaaaatgaaggaaacctCAAAAATGAGGGAAAGCCAGAAGATGAAGTAGATACAGAAGATGAAGGAAAATCAGATGAGGAAGAAAAGCTGAAAGTGAAGGGAAAGCCAGGGCATGAGGGAAAGCTCCAGAATGAGGGACAGCCAGATGATGAGGGACAACCAGAAGatgagaaaaagcaagaaaagcaggGCAAGTCTGAAAATGAGGGAAAACCACACAGTGAGGGCAAGCCAGAATCCCTGACAAAGGCTGAGAGTGAGTCGCGGGCTGCCGAAAAGCGCCCAGCTGAAGATTATGTGCctaggaaagcaaaaagaaaaacggACAGGGGGACAGACGATTCCCCCAAGGACTATCAGGAGGACTTACAGGAAAGGCACTTGGGCAGTGAGGAAATGATGAGAGAATGTGGAGATGTGTCAAGGGCTCAGGAAGAgctaaggaaaaaacagaaaatgggtgGTTTTCATTGGATGCAAAGAGATGTACAGGATCCCTTTGCCCCAAGGGGGCAACGGGGTGTCAGAGGAATGAGGGGTGGAGGTAGGGGCCAGAAGGACTTAGAAGATGTCCCATATGTTTAA